The following proteins come from a genomic window of Pseudomonas cichorii:
- a CDS encoding ABC transporter ATP-binding protein, which translates to MNAVEISSLAVGFKRGLSHFKALEVEQIQIGQGECYGLIGGSGSGKSTLLRVLAGLQRDWQGGVQVFGQSLVAQQAFKGKLRRDVQMVFQDPYASLHPLHRIRRSLREPRQVNGLPFDEHSLVASLEQVGLPAEVLDRYPHQLSGGQRQRIAIVRALQLQPGLLLLDEPTSALDMTVQAEILNLLQGLRRDTGMTMILVSHDMNTVAHLCDRALVIKGGSIERRLDREGLSAIV; encoded by the coding sequence ATGAACGCAGTGGAGATCAGTTCGTTGGCAGTGGGCTTCAAGCGCGGCTTGAGCCACTTCAAGGCGCTGGAAGTCGAGCAGATACAGATCGGGCAGGGCGAGTGTTACGGCCTGATTGGCGGCTCCGGTTCCGGCAAGTCGACTCTGTTGAGGGTGCTTGCGGGACTGCAGCGTGACTGGCAGGGCGGCGTTCAAGTGTTCGGCCAGTCTCTTGTGGCGCAGCAAGCCTTCAAGGGCAAACTGCGCCGCGATGTCCAGATGGTGTTCCAGGACCCATACGCTTCATTGCATCCCTTGCACCGCATTCGTCGCAGCCTGCGCGAGCCGCGGCAAGTCAACGGATTGCCTTTTGATGAACACAGCCTGGTGGCCTCACTGGAGCAAGTGGGTTTGCCCGCCGAGGTTCTGGACCGTTATCCGCATCAACTCTCCGGTGGCCAGCGACAACGAATCGCCATCGTTCGTGCATTGCAGTTGCAACCCGGATTACTGCTGCTCGACGAGCCCACCTCGGCGCTGGACATGACCGTACAGGCAGAAATCCTCAACCTGCTTCAAGGGCTGCGACGCGATACCGGGATGACCATGATCCTCGTCAGTCACGACATGAATACGGTTGCACATCTGTGCGACAGGGCTTTGGTGATCAAGGGCGGCAGCATTGAGCGACGGCTGGACAGGGAAGGGTTATCGGCCATTGTTTGA